A stretch of the Pseudorasbora parva isolate DD20220531a chromosome 13, ASM2467924v1, whole genome shotgun sequence genome encodes the following:
- the timm17b gene encoding mitochondrial import inner membrane translocase subunit Tim17-B, giving the protein MEEYAREPCPWRIVDDCGGAFTMGAIGGGVFQSVKGFRNAPVGVRHRLRGSANAVRVRAPQIGGSFAVWGGLFSTIDCGLVRLRGKEDPWNSITSGAMTGAILAARSGPLAMVGSAMMGGILLALIEGFGILLTRYTAQQFQNPNPFVEDPSQLPPKEGQETRGYGQYQ; this is encoded by the exons ATGGAGGAATATGCCCGTGAACCCTG TCCATGGAGGATAGTTGATGACTGTGGGGGTGCATTTACCATGGGGGCAATTGGAGGAGGGGTGTTCCAGTCAGTTAAAGGCTTTCGGAATGCACCTGTG GGTGTACGACACAGGCTAAGAGGGAGCGCAAATGCTGTGAGAGTAAGAGCACCACAAATTGGAG GTAGTTTTGCAGTGTGGGGTGGACTCTTTTCCACCATAGACTGTGGTCTTGTGCGTTTACGGGGTAAGGAAGACCCTTGGAACTCCATCACCAGTGGAGCCATGACTGGAGCTATACTGGCTGCACGCA GTGGTCCCCTAGCCATGGTGGGCTCTGCAATGATGGGGGGAATTCTGCTTGCACTAATCGAGGGCTTTGGGATCCTTCTTACTAGATATACAGCACAGCAGTTTCAGAATC CAAACCCTTTTGTGGAGGACCCGAGTCAGCTTCCCCCGAAAGAAGGCCAGGAGACACGTGGTTATGGACAGTATCAGTAA